One window of the Pedobacter ginsengisoli genome contains the following:
- a CDS encoding MauE/DoxX family redox-associated membrane protein, which yields MKEKIITTGSSGQLGKSLTISFLVFEIIAYLFILLFVYAAWSKIGDFGSFSKAFIHSDYIGQHSKLLAIAILVAEIGISILLIIPATRRMGLLAALLLLLLFTGYLVLMFLKGNEMPCGCGGIISSMSWSQHLWFNSGCILVALFALLLNKK from the coding sequence ATGAAAGAAAAAATTATCACCACTGGCTCTTCCGGTCAACTAGGAAAATCGCTTACGATCAGCTTTTTGGTTTTTGAAATAATTGCTTACCTGTTCATTTTGCTGTTTGTGTATGCGGCCTGGAGTAAGATTGGAGATTTCGGTTCATTCAGCAAAGCCTTTATTCATTCTGACTATATCGGCCAACACAGTAAGTTACTGGCAATAGCGATCCTGGTGGCAGAGATCGGGATCAGCATATTGCTGATCATCCCGGCCACCAGGAGGATGGGCCTGCTAGCCGCACTTTTGTTGCTACTGCTGTTTACAGGTTATCTGGTTCTAATGTTTTTGAAGGGTAATGAAATGCCTTGTGGCTGTGGGGGAATCATCAGCTCCATGAGCTGGTCCCAGCATCTTTGGTTCAATAGCGGATGCATCCTTGTGGCCTTATTCGCCCTGCTCCTTAATAAAAAATAG
- a CDS encoding response regulator transcription factor, whose amino-acid sequence MYPDDKRRVGYLVLLILLMHYNLSGALFPDPRIHFISVSLQNKLAYGSGFLMAAYFPFYFYRSFNLTVLKFHALYGAPLFLLLPYLIFFVFMYPLSGDLKFAISYGLIIPCFYSPVLLFSMFRAVRKKYTSVVSVRKPYAGLEMHMICWAVSPWIFMCLFAYLNVIQWVEVIFTNTGFVVNGLLFLHKSGRFERLEKMRLMKKDAMDERQQNDFKQTCLDIGLSSRETEIAQMLCLGKTYKWIGELLHISVRTVDAHVQRIFYKTGARNKIELQQFLGFEIKVFSFNQCYYETDLG is encoded by the coding sequence ATGTACCCTGATGATAAGCGCCGTGTGGGCTATTTGGTATTATTAATCTTGCTGATGCACTATAACCTCAGTGGTGCTCTTTTTCCAGATCCCAGGATTCATTTTATTTCTGTTTCCTTACAGAATAAGTTAGCCTATGGCTCGGGATTTTTAATGGCGGCTTATTTTCCTTTCTATTTTTATAGGTCGTTTAATTTGACTGTGTTGAAATTTCATGCATTATATGGGGCACCATTGTTTTTGCTCTTGCCTTATCTGATATTTTTTGTGTTCATGTATCCGTTATCAGGTGACCTGAAATTTGCAATTAGTTATGGATTGATCATTCCGTGTTTTTATTCGCCTGTATTGCTGTTTTCCATGTTCAGGGCAGTACGTAAAAAATACACTTCAGTAGTGTCGGTTCGAAAGCCTTACGCTGGATTGGAAATGCATATGATTTGCTGGGCGGTTTCTCCCTGGATTTTCATGTGTCTATTTGCCTATCTAAATGTTATCCAGTGGGTGGAGGTCATCTTTACCAACACAGGATTTGTGGTTAATGGCCTGTTGTTCCTGCACAAATCAGGTCGGTTTGAACGATTGGAAAAAATGCGGTTGATGAAAAAGGATGCAATGGACGAACGGCAGCAAAACGATTTCAAACAAACCTGTCTTGATATTGGCTTGAGTTCCCGTGAGACGGAAATTGCCCAAATGCTTTGTCTTGGGAAGACATATAAGTGGATCGGGGAGCTATTGCACATATCAGTTCGGACGGTGGATGCACATGTGCAGCGGATTTTTTATAAAACCGGTGCCAGGAATAAGATTGAATTGCAACAATTTTTGGGTTTTGAGATCAAGGTTTTTTCTTTTAATCAGTGTTACTATGAAACGGATCTCGGATAG
- a CDS encoding GNAT family N-acetyltransferase, protein MVISNEDRIRVTEILANAFKDNKSVNYIVKQDRKRLSRIKLLMEYAYFMCNTYGRVILSEDKNACALVLFPDKKSVTLKGIYWDVKLVFKVIGLSNLPKVLKREALIKKQHPQLPFYYLWFIGVDPLAAGRGLGSVLLQELTNEAEVMGLPFYLETSTVENIPWYQKFGLHVYHTQDIGYTLYFLKYLT, encoded by the coding sequence ATGGTAATCAGCAATGAGGATCGAATTCGGGTAACTGAAATTTTAGCAAATGCTTTTAAAGACAATAAAAGTGTAAACTATATTGTCAAGCAAGATAGAAAGCGTTTGTCAAGAATAAAGTTATTGATGGAGTACGCCTATTTCATGTGCAACACTTATGGCAGAGTGATTTTGTCCGAAGATAAAAATGCATGTGCACTGGTGCTGTTTCCCGATAAGAAGAGCGTTACCTTAAAAGGGATTTACTGGGATGTAAAACTCGTTTTTAAAGTAATAGGTCTCTCTAATTTACCCAAAGTGCTTAAGCGGGAGGCCTTAATAAAAAAACAGCATCCCCAATTGCCATTTTATTACCTCTGGTTTATTGGTGTAGACCCTTTAGCGGCTGGGCGGGGTTTAGGCAGTGTATTATTACAGGAATTAACTAACGAAGCTGAGGTCATGGGCTTGCCTTTTTACCTGGAAACTTCTACGGTTGAGAATATTCCCTGGTATCAGAAATTCGGCCTTCATGTCTATCATACACAGGATATTGGTTACACTTTATACTTCTTAAAATACCTCACATAG
- a CDS encoding sensor histidine kinase → MKFTVRLKIIGRHIAFIAAYFLYEAGMLYAYSGDWINFWDAFWHLLVNLCLFYGNAHLLLACASSFSTALQRMAASILLIVLEFSVFLLLKYLLSQAYVEFEIPTTRPYEDFNRFLRDTIWRFIYVSGLSFAYWLHITSNRKQRQVALLEQGRLKDLADREIAKREFISIENAFLKSQINSHFLFNTLNYLYNSIQDLNKDAGDTILRLSSIMRYSLNTPSGGKVKLKEEIQHISDIFEISTLKSAGRAYIDFSIQGNPAELEIIPLVLVTLAENLLKYADLKDRTNPAEFHCTISDTTLIIKILNHKRKFVSPIGHGIGLKNTKKRLTRAYSNRYQLDIADSESSYKLTLNIQLS, encoded by the coding sequence ATGAAATTTACAGTACGTCTGAAGATAATCGGCAGGCATATTGCTTTTATTGCCGCCTATTTTTTGTATGAAGCCGGAATGCTCTATGCCTACAGTGGTGATTGGATCAATTTCTGGGATGCATTCTGGCATTTACTAGTTAATCTTTGCCTGTTTTACGGCAATGCGCACCTCCTCCTTGCCTGTGCCAGTTCCTTCTCTACAGCCTTGCAACGGATGGCTGCCAGCATACTGCTCATAGTTCTGGAATTCTCTGTCTTTTTACTGCTTAAGTACTTACTTTCACAGGCCTATGTCGAATTTGAGATTCCCACCACCAGGCCTTATGAAGATTTTAACCGCTTTCTAAGGGATACAATCTGGAGATTTATATATGTTTCGGGACTGAGTTTCGCTTACTGGCTTCACATCACCTCCAACCGAAAACAAAGACAGGTTGCCTTGCTTGAACAAGGAAGGCTGAAGGATCTGGCAGATCGCGAGATTGCAAAACGTGAATTTATCAGCATTGAAAATGCATTCCTGAAGTCACAGATCAACTCCCATTTTCTTTTCAACACCTTAAATTACCTTTACAATAGTATTCAGGACCTGAATAAAGATGCGGGTGACACTATCCTTCGTCTTTCCAGTATCATGCGTTATAGTTTAAATACGCCTTCTGGAGGGAAAGTAAAACTCAAAGAGGAAATCCAGCATATCAGTGATATCTTTGAGATCAGCACCTTAAAATCAGCAGGTCGTGCGTATATAGACTTCTCAATTCAGGGCAACCCTGCTGAGCTTGAAATCATTCCTCTTGTACTCGTTACCCTTGCAGAAAACCTCTTAAAATATGCCGATCTTAAAGACCGGACCAACCCTGCTGAATTTCATTGCACTATCAGTGATACGACACTCATAATCAAAATTCTAAATCATAAACGAAAATTTGTATCCCCAATAGGGCATGGCATTGGTCTGAAAAATACAAAGAAGAGATTAACCAGAGCCTATTCGAATCGTTACCAATTAGATATCGCTGACTCAGAATCTAGCTATAAACTTACTCTTAACATTCAATTATCATGA
- a CDS encoding LytR/AlgR family response regulator transcription factor has translation MRQYKAIIVDDEVHALDTLRSYIQKTPSLRLAGSHENPLEALEILSGNQPPDIAFLDIDMPELSGLVLAKLTSSKVQVVFTSAHEQYALDAFGVNAVDYLLKPFSFERFLITVQKVCKKITKAETPIASMPLFFKANVKGKIIRIMSDKITYIEAMLNYIKIYTIISETPKIIYLSLKEAESKLGGTNLIRINRSFVINTTFLEVVEGNRITMSNGERFTVGPSYKTSFHAYLNANTIGGK, from the coding sequence ATGAGACAATACAAGGCCATAATTGTAGATGACGAAGTACATGCATTGGACACTCTGCGTTCCTATATCCAAAAAACACCAAGCCTAAGGCTTGCCGGAAGCCATGAAAATCCATTAGAGGCTCTGGAAATTCTTTCAGGCAACCAACCACCTGATATCGCTTTTTTAGACATTGATATGCCAGAACTCTCTGGGCTGGTACTTGCAAAACTTACCAGCAGCAAAGTTCAGGTGGTATTTACTTCCGCACACGAACAGTATGCCCTTGATGCATTTGGCGTTAATGCCGTTGATTATCTGCTAAAGCCCTTTTCCTTTGAAAGGTTTCTTATTACCGTCCAAAAAGTATGTAAAAAAATTACTAAAGCAGAAACTCCTATAGCCTCTATGCCGCTGTTTTTTAAAGCCAATGTAAAAGGTAAAATCATTAGGATAATGAGTGATAAAATCACCTACATTGAAGCCATGCTAAATTACATAAAGATTTATACCATTATCAGTGAAACTCCAAAAATCATTTATCTCTCCCTTAAGGAAGCAGAATCAAAATTAGGGGGAACTAATCTGATCAGGATAAACCGGTCTTTTGTTATCAATACTACATTCCTGGAGGTAGTAGAGGGCAATAGGATCACCATGAGTAATGGTGAAAGGTTCACCGTTGGCCCAAGCTATAAAACCAGCTTTCACGCCTATCTGAACGCCAATACAATCGGTGGTAAATAG
- a CDS encoding lantibiotic dehydratase: MKYSFYPKLLVRTPARPYSHFSPEHLREALRDKDFQQALLMASTDLYNALKKNGFVYELLTTEHRVAVFKYYNRMSYRATPFGAFASVSMLSWGQQNRLLVRSTKSFLMTFQNFGGADPIHALTEETLIYANPSVYKLGNQFRYLFRQRSFGKGRSTFKLMKVYKSRLLARLLKFLKQPSNYKEVFNFLTDCLQENDRSALIIKLIKAQVLYHSALPRITGCFLQTRSDQVITNQEFYSIAFHKQQGSLPCGHQDDILEGLKVLDRLAVSQEGTLSQFAEKFMKRFENTEVPLLLALDPQYGISYLGTEKSGIEDDDLMRFSDGNQRIYEKNWTEVSALLLQKMSDPDNRGPVSISEDDINRLPADNVKHFPPSLWIMFQQSGPYLFIENAGGNSAVSISGRFSHHPQILDELRVITALEQAKNPEVVFAEIAAMDDSVSDNINSRGHLRDFEIPVLVHSGLPQKRIISLSDLHIKVVAGQVIMRSKRLNKIVVPRLASAYNYKLSNLPLLRFLGDLQYQHLKCDFSFDPEFYLPGLRYYPRVMYKNIILSAAKWIWDKNVINDFADSAHGLASFHKMASSTQLVRWFALTSYDRQLVFDLNCEESIWYFLQIIKNQSQVILREFFLPGDSSKVYDLKGNIYLGQYIAFLMNEESSYQPQIPMQADVVRNVKTAFFPGEEWLYFKIYAHPETVNLLLSKDSLYRILQRFRKRNAIYCWFFVRYADPDHHLRLRMRTNALFASEIAAAINRMIKRLFKNGLIADFIIASYQPELERYGFAGMEKVEGIFELSSDAVLSFHQVANTLEDRICFAFSSVAQILSAILPALNERLAFSENMRKAMMRTAEKQVKLDNYYRKKRHQLELAVKHPEKYFGCPVASEIRKLQEKCKAITDTKLLVSQDRYNRFVSDLIHMHLNRINAAGSPEFDRNVYYLLRKYYYSLNGREKQLSLNMG, translated from the coding sequence ATGAAATATTCGTTTTATCCCAAATTGTTGGTCAGAACACCTGCAAGGCCATATTCTCATTTCAGCCCTGAGCACCTTCGGGAGGCACTCAGGGATAAAGATTTTCAACAGGCATTGCTCATGGCCAGCACAGACTTGTATAACGCGTTGAAAAAAAACGGGTTTGTCTATGAATTATTGACTACTGAACATCGTGTGGCTGTTTTCAAATATTACAACAGGATGTCTTATAGGGCAACACCATTTGGCGCATTTGCATCTGTATCTATGTTAAGCTGGGGTCAACAAAACAGACTTTTGGTGCGCAGCACAAAGTCGTTTTTGATGACTTTCCAAAATTTTGGAGGGGCTGATCCTATTCATGCGTTGACGGAGGAAACACTTATTTATGCAAATCCGTCCGTTTATAAGCTTGGAAATCAATTCCGTTATTTATTTCGTCAACGTAGCTTCGGTAAAGGAAGGTCAACCTTTAAGCTAATGAAGGTCTATAAATCAAGGCTGCTTGCCAGACTATTAAAATTCCTTAAGCAACCAAGCAATTATAAGGAGGTGTTTAATTTTCTGACTGACTGTCTTCAAGAGAATGACAGATCAGCTTTAATCATTAAATTAATCAAAGCGCAAGTTTTATATCATTCCGCATTACCACGTATTACAGGATGCTTTTTGCAAACGAGATCAGATCAAGTTATCACCAATCAGGAATTCTACTCAATCGCTTTTCATAAGCAACAAGGAAGCCTTCCCTGTGGTCATCAAGATGACATCCTGGAAGGATTGAAGGTGCTTGACAGATTAGCAGTTAGTCAGGAAGGGACATTGTCACAATTTGCTGAAAAATTCATGAAAAGATTTGAAAATACCGAGGTCCCGTTGCTACTGGCCTTAGATCCTCAGTACGGAATAAGTTATCTGGGAACGGAGAAATCAGGTATAGAAGACGACGATTTAATGCGTTTTTCTGATGGAAATCAGCGTATTTATGAAAAAAACTGGACGGAGGTAAGCGCTTTGCTTCTACAGAAGATGTCCGATCCTGATAATAGGGGGCCTGTCTCCATTTCAGAAGATGACATTAATAGGTTACCAGCTGACAACGTAAAACACTTCCCACCTTCTTTATGGATTATGTTCCAACAATCCGGGCCTTATCTATTTATTGAAAATGCCGGAGGTAATAGTGCAGTGAGCATCTCAGGTAGGTTTTCTCATCATCCGCAAATTCTCGATGAACTTAGAGTGATCACTGCACTGGAACAAGCAAAAAATCCTGAGGTCGTCTTTGCAGAGATAGCCGCTATGGATGATTCTGTCTCAGACAACATCAATAGCAGGGGACATCTCAGGGATTTTGAAATTCCGGTGCTGGTGCATTCTGGTTTGCCACAAAAGCGAATAATTTCACTTAGTGATCTGCATATTAAAGTGGTGGCCGGGCAAGTAATCATGCGTTCTAAACGATTGAATAAAATTGTTGTTCCCAGATTGGCGAGTGCATATAATTACAAACTTAGTAATCTGCCTTTGTTAAGGTTTCTCGGAGACTTACAATACCAGCATCTGAAATGTGATTTTTCATTTGATCCTGAATTTTATTTACCCGGTTTAAGATATTATCCTAGAGTAATGTATAAAAACATCATTTTATCTGCTGCAAAATGGATTTGGGATAAAAATGTCATAAATGATTTTGCAGATTCTGCGCATGGTCTTGCTAGCTTTCATAAGATGGCTTCTTCTACCCAGCTGGTTAGATGGTTTGCCTTAACCAGCTATGACCGCCAGTTAGTGTTTGATCTTAATTGTGAAGAATCGATCTGGTACTTTCTACAAATCATAAAAAATCAATCACAGGTTATACTCAGAGAATTCTTTCTACCAGGAGATAGTTCCAAAGTTTATGACCTTAAGGGGAATATTTATCTTGGTCAGTACATTGCCTTCCTAATGAATGAGGAATCCTCATACCAGCCGCAGATTCCCATGCAGGCGGATGTAGTGAGAAATGTTAAAACAGCATTCTTTCCTGGTGAGGAGTGGTTATATTTTAAGATATATGCGCATCCAGAGACGGTAAATCTGCTTTTGAGTAAGGATTCTTTATATAGGATTTTGCAGCGGTTTCGAAAAAGAAATGCAATTTATTGCTGGTTTTTTGTCCGATATGCTGATCCGGACCATCACCTTCGTTTAAGGATGAGGACGAATGCACTTTTTGCGTCCGAGATTGCAGCCGCCATCAACCGCATGATCAAAAGGCTCTTTAAAAATGGATTGATTGCTGATTTTATAATTGCTAGTTATCAGCCTGAGCTTGAGCGTTATGGGTTCGCCGGGATGGAGAAGGTCGAAGGGATATTTGAGCTGAGTAGTGATGCTGTACTTAGTTTTCATCAGGTTGCGAATACTTTGGAGGACCGTATCTGTTTTGCATTTAGCTCTGTTGCACAGATTTTGTCTGCAATACTTCCTGCTTTGAATGAAAGGTTGGCCTTTTCAGAGAATATGCGTAAAGCAATGATGAGAACAGCAGAAAAGCAAGTAAAGCTGGATAACTACTACCGGAAGAAAAGACATCAACTGGAGCTTGCGGTAAAGCATCCTGAAAAATATTTTGGCTGTCCCGTTGCCAGTGAAATTCGAAAGCTGCAGGAAAAATGTAAAGCGATAACAGACACAAAGCTGCTCGTTTCTCAGGACCGTTATAATCGTTTTGTTTCAGATCTGATCCATATGCATCTGAACAGAATAAACGCCGCAGGCTCACCAGAATTCGACCGGAACGTGTACTATTTGCTCAGAAAATACTACTATTCTCTAAATGGCAGAGAAAAACAACTTTCTCTCAATATGGGATAG
- a CDS encoding SusC/RagA family TonB-linked outer membrane protein, translating to MKLKSKAKLPLWLQFPKPLLALPLTALSILAVCRQANAKYTIKASMNTELEIRRPALDNPINIINIKGKVTDEKGLPLPGVSVRIKGTTGGTQTDTNGNYTISVPNDQATLVFSYVGYNIHEQQVGNSTSINVVLTSKNSDLSEVVVVGYGTQKKGDVVGAVSTVKGEAVLQNASPSVSNSLAGRVPGLIVSNRSGEPGADGANLLIRGLNSFGGGTSPLVVVDGIPDRDLNRLNPDDIENVTILKDASAAIYGVRSANGVILITTKRGKTGKAAIHYDGSYSIQQLTKFTHRVNAWEYMTYFNELNLNQGNTAPYAQSEIDKYKAGNDPNYTSTDWMDAVFRKNAPLNNHSLSVQGGGEQVKYYFSAQTLDQQSNLRNSDQRFKQFNIRSNIDANISPNLKVNLDIAARKENKNNPVVSLGQTLHEAVSMYPFLPVYWPNGSANAGVSNGRNPAIMTSSLPGYDRTNYYTVNPTLGFDLKLPYLVKGLSLNGYAAFDYKYVERKTFRQPWDAYTYDATSNTYSNQRSSTSILSLAQDAQLTNQNTYFLKLAYDQKFGDHSINAFAGVEQTTSNWNDTYAYRRDLLSNQLDQLFTGSTVDQNATGSASQDGRESYLGRASYAFKNKYLAEASFRHNGSFNFPTDKRWGLFPAISLGWKISEEAFFKDNIKGVDQLKFRASWGLMGNDAVAQYLYVTRYQLVNNPIYYTYFGENYTEVKNLYLSATPNPNITWEKQDTRNIGFDAAFLSNRLNVTFDAFRFLRRDILAQRNASVPQYTGLSLPPENIGKSLNRGIDFSINYNETKNNFRYNFGANFTYTKSKIIFRDESPNIPEWQKSTGYAIDSWLVYQTKGIYHTQTEVDNSPHMSGAKPGDLWLIDKSGDGNITSDDMVRVPESATPKIMYGLVMGAEYKGVALNMVWSGQAMAKQMILPQSQGSLVAPPQYLYDGRWTPENPNAEYPRAFNSTDPRNSISADFWLRNAAFLRLKTVEISYSLPTHTFEKYGIGAVKVFAGATNMFTFGSMKKYGVDPETNNITGINYPQTRIFRFGLNVNL from the coding sequence ATGAAATTAAAATCAAAAGCCAAGCTACCGCTATGGCTTCAATTTCCCAAACCATTACTCGCATTGCCATTGACTGCACTGAGCATTTTAGCTGTTTGCAGGCAGGCAAATGCCAAATACACCATTAAAGCCAGTATGAATACTGAGCTGGAAATACGTAGACCGGCTCTGGATAATCCGATAAACATTATTAATATAAAAGGTAAGGTAACAGACGAAAAAGGATTGCCTTTGCCAGGTGTAAGTGTGAGAATAAAGGGTACAACCGGTGGTACTCAGACGGACACCAACGGAAATTATACCATCAGTGTCCCCAATGATCAGGCTACACTAGTGTTCAGTTATGTTGGTTATAATATCCACGAACAACAAGTTGGCAACTCAACTAGCATCAATGTTGTTTTAACGAGTAAGAATTCTGACCTAAGCGAAGTCGTGGTGGTTGGCTATGGCACACAGAAAAAAGGAGATGTTGTCGGCGCTGTTAGCACTGTAAAGGGTGAAGCAGTGTTGCAAAATGCCTCCCCTTCGGTATCCAATTCTCTGGCTGGGCGTGTACCAGGCTTAATCGTCAGTAACCGTTCCGGAGAGCCCGGTGCCGATGGTGCTAACCTATTGATCAGGGGACTGAACTCATTTGGCGGGGGTACCAGTCCTCTTGTTGTAGTGGATGGAATTCCAGACAGGGATTTGAACCGGCTTAATCCGGATGATATTGAGAATGTCACGATCTTGAAAGATGCTTCCGCTGCTATCTATGGCGTTAGATCTGCAAATGGAGTCATCTTGATAACTACTAAAAGAGGGAAAACAGGAAAGGCAGCTATCCATTATGACGGATCATACAGCATCCAGCAATTAACAAAGTTTACCCACCGTGTTAATGCCTGGGAATACATGACATATTTTAATGAACTAAACCTTAATCAGGGGAATACTGCTCCTTATGCCCAAAGTGAAATTGATAAATATAAGGCAGGGAATGATCCTAACTATACCAGTACCGACTGGATGGATGCTGTATTCAGGAAAAACGCACCACTAAACAACCATTCTCTTTCTGTACAAGGTGGTGGGGAGCAGGTAAAATATTATTTTTCTGCACAAACACTCGACCAACAAAGCAACTTGAGAAATAGCGACCAGCGATTTAAGCAATTTAATATCCGTTCCAACATTGATGCTAACATTTCTCCAAATTTGAAAGTTAATCTGGATATCGCCGCTCGTAAAGAAAACAAGAATAACCCAGTGGTCTCATTGGGCCAAACTTTACATGAAGCGGTAAGTATGTACCCTTTCTTACCCGTCTACTGGCCCAACGGATCTGCAAATGCAGGTGTATCGAATGGCCGAAACCCGGCAATTATGACTTCTTCACTGCCTGGCTATGACCGCACAAATTATTACACTGTAAATCCTACACTTGGATTTGACCTGAAGCTTCCATACCTTGTTAAAGGACTCTCCCTAAACGGCTATGCGGCATTTGATTACAAATACGTTGAACGTAAAACATTTCGACAGCCCTGGGATGCCTATACCTACGATGCGACAAGTAATACTTATAGTAACCAAAGAAGCAGTACCAGTATTTTAAGTCTTGCTCAAGATGCCCAATTGACCAATCAGAACACCTATTTCCTGAAGTTGGCTTATGATCAAAAATTCGGGGACCATAGCATCAATGCATTTGCCGGTGTGGAACAAACAACAAGCAATTGGAATGACACTTATGCTTACCGCAGAGATTTGTTGAGCAATCAGCTTGACCAACTTTTTACTGGAAGTACTGTGGATCAGAATGCCACTGGTTCCGCTTCTCAAGATGGTCGTGAAAGCTATTTGGGAAGGGCTTCTTATGCCTTTAAGAATAAATATCTTGCTGAAGCTTCATTTCGGCACAATGGCTCATTCAATTTTCCAACCGATAAAAGATGGGGCTTGTTCCCGGCCATCTCTCTGGGCTGGAAAATTTCTGAAGAAGCTTTCTTTAAAGACAACATTAAGGGGGTAGATCAGTTAAAATTCCGTGCTTCTTGGGGCTTAATGGGAAATGATGCGGTGGCCCAGTATTTATATGTGACCCGATACCAGTTGGTAAACAACCCCATTTATTACACCTACTTTGGAGAGAACTATACAGAGGTAAAAAACCTATATCTTTCCGCAACACCAAATCCCAATATTACCTGGGAAAAGCAGGACACCAGAAACATCGGATTTGACGCTGCTTTCCTTTCAAATAGGCTAAATGTTACTTTTGATGCCTTCCGATTCTTAAGAAGAGATATTCTGGCCCAGCGTAATGCTTCAGTACCGCAATATACAGGGTTATCCCTTCCCCCTGAAAACATTGGCAAATCTCTGAACAGGGGTATTGATTTCTCTATCAACTATAATGAAACCAAAAATAATTTCAGGTATAATTTCGGCGCCAACTTTACCTATACCAAGAGTAAGATTATTTTCCGTGATGAATCACCTAATATCCCTGAATGGCAAAAATCTACAGGCTATGCAATTGACTCTTGGCTAGTGTACCAAACAAAGGGCATTTATCATACGCAGACAGAAGTAGACAATTCACCGCATATGTCGGGCGCAAAACCTGGGGACCTCTGGTTAATTGATAAAAGTGGAGATGGCAATATTACAAGTGATGATATGGTGAGGGTTCCTGAATCAGCTACACCAAAAATCATGTACGGACTTGTAATGGGCGCTGAATATAAAGGCGTTGCCTTAAATATGGTATGGTCTGGCCAAGCGATGGCAAAGCAGATGATATTGCCACAGTCACAAGGCTCTTTGGTCGCTCCTCCGCAATACCTATATGACGGACGTTGGACGCCGGAGAATCCAAATGCTGAATATCCAAGAGCTTTTAACTCTACCGATCCAAGAAATTCAATATCTGCTGATTTCTGGTTGAGAAATGCTGCATTTTTACGCCTAAAAACCGTTGAAATATCTTATTCTTTACCTACACATACCTTTGAAAAATACGGCATCGGGGCCGTGAAGGTATTCGCAGGAGCCACCAACATGTTCACTTTTGGCAGCATGAAGAAGTACGGTGTTGACCCTGAGACCAATAACATTACGGGGATCAACTACCCACAGACCCGCATTTTCAGGTTCGGTTTAAATGTTAATTTATAA